In Cherax quadricarinatus isolate ZL_2023a chromosome 28, ASM3850222v1, whole genome shotgun sequence, a single window of DNA contains:
- the eIF3k gene encoding eukaryotic translation initiation factor 3 subunit K, with amino-acid sequence MVEQAEAMRSTVASMLRGIERYNPENISTLERYVELQARENTYDLEANLALLKLYQFNPAKYQSTVACKILMKALTNLPHTDFVLCKCLLGHVQMEDAYIKRIMYLHDLLEMCQFGTYWGVQKQYEELISGIKDFNDSIRKYICHVITITYQHIEKPVLAQLLGNIDELALQHWMNKYGWKETEESYVFIANQEETVKTKNITEKIEFDSVAGIMAACR; translated from the exons GTATAACCCAGAGAACATCTCTACCTTGGAGAGGTACGTAGAGCTTCAGGCTCGGGAAAACACCTATGACCTAGAAGCCAATCTCGCGCTTCTCAAGCTGTATcagttcaaccctgccaagtacCAGAGCACTGTAGCATGCAAAATCCTCATGAAAGCACTCACCAATCTACCACACACAGACTTTGTTCTCTGCAAGTGTCTGCTGGGACACGTTCAG ATGGAGGATGCTTATATCAAACGCATCATGTACCTGCACGACCTCCTAGAAATGTGCCAGTTTGGCACCTATTGGGGTGTCCAAAAGCAGTATGAAGAGTTG ATTTCTGGCATCAAGGACTTCAACGATAGTATACGCAAGTACATCTGTCATGTTATAACAATAACTTATCAGCATATAGAAAAGCCTGTTTTGGCACAGCTTCTTGGCAACATTGATG AGTTGGCCCTGCAGCATTGGATGAACAAGTATGGGTGGAAGGAGACTGAGGAATCTTATGTGTTTATTGCCAACCAGGAGGAAACTGTCAAGACCAAGAACATTACTGAAAAGATTGAGTTTGATTCTGTGGCAGGAATAATGGCTGCCTGCAGATAA